One Flavobacterium cerinum genomic window, TGAATCCCTAATTTATACCGGAAAAAATTTGCATTTTGTTAGATTCTGTAACATACATTATCCCAATCACGCGAATTTGGAATCTCCGTCAGACAAAATAGAACTTTAAATTCCAGTCTGTTGTTAGTTCGAGTAGTAACGAATAATCGATTGGTTTTTATTGATCTCAACAATAGTATTAGAAAGTAATTCAATACCTAAATCCGATTCATTATCAGAATAGTAGGCGGGAATTCTATTTTGCGTTTGCGTTTGTGCTTCTTCCCAGCAAGCTCCAAACCAATTGTCATAAATACTACTTTTTTCTTCATTGTATTCTTCAATCATCTCCTCCCATTCTTCTGTATCGTCTTCCATTTCTTCAACCATATCCATTACCTCTTTCACCTTTGAAAAGTATTCTTTCAATTCATTTCTCAAAAAACTAATGTCTTCCGTAATGGTTAAACCTCTGGCATTGGAGCCAAAAAATACAACCGACAGCCACTCTCTACTATATTCAAAATTGAAAGTTGCTATATCGCCTTTCTCATAGGTAGGCAGCATCATAATAGCCGTTCCATTGAGTATTTGCACGAGCTCTTCAGTGATTTTTGGACGCAATACAGCTAGTGCTGCTTTTAACAATGTATTTAAATCTTTGAGTTCTTTTAGCTGTTCCATTTTTTATCGGCTTTAATACATCGGATATTTATCTGTCGGAATGAAATCAAATCCTTTCAAACCAAATTCAGTGATCTTATTTTTCAACGTTTCGCTAACAATTACGCTGTGTAGCATGTTTTTAATTGTAAAAATATCCTCCTGAATGGTTTCTTCTTTCAGGACTAATTTATCTACACCTCTTATCTTTTTATCACTCAGCATAAACAACTCGGATTTATCATAGTCAACGCAATCAATTTCTTTATTAACTTTCATCAGGTAAATTTCCATCGATTCTTCCCATTTTATATGATACACCTTTACCGGTATAAACTCAAGGTTGGTAATGTTTAAAGACAGGAAAAAAGCTTTGGCTTTGGCAGAAATACCGTAACAACCAGAAATGAAATCGGTATCAAATTCGCCCTGATAATAGGTTTTCGGATAAGATTTCCCTTCCAGTGCCAATTCTAAATTACTATCTGCTTCCCAGCTTACATATTGATCCCCGGAATTGATGTTGTGTTTTATAAAATAGTATTGCATTACTTTTTTGCTTTAATGATAAATGAATCACATAGAATTTACGTCAGTTCCCGAAAGTAAGAAAAATACTTATTTTAACAATTGCTTTATTCTTCACCTCAATTTAATTTCTTAAAATCTAATGATGCATCTGTGCTAAAAATTCCAAATGAGTTTTGAAATCGAGTAATTCCATATTATTTACACTTCTATTTCCTCCTAAAGCCAAAGCAAGTTTGTAGCCGGCACATTTGTCGTGTGGAATATGTTTAAATTTGTCCATTACAGCAAATTCTGTTTTTCCGTTACAATCCTCTTTCCAAAAATTTGAAGCTGGTAAATCCCACTCTATTAACACATTAAAACTAGTAGAAATAATATTCTTTTCTCCTGTATGTATATTTAGAAAAGCGATATTCTTCCCGAAACTATATTCCTCCCACAGAAACAGACAACCGGTTGCAGTTCTTGCGAAAACTTGTGCTTTGTCGGATACTTCCGGAAAACGCCTTACAATTTCATTGTATTCTTTTGGATTTAATAAGGTAAATAATCCATTTTTATAGGAACAAAATCCATGTGCTTTCCATATATCGGTAATGATATCCGTTACGTCCTTGTCTGCCATTAAAACGCCTTCATATTCGAAAATCAAATCGGCATCCGCGAAAGCATAATTTTCTGATTGTTCCATAAATCCCATTAAGGATTGATAGATAATTTCAAATTCTGTCATTCTATTTTTGTCTGGATTATTTTATGTTATACATCACTTTCAGAAATATAACGGAAAGTCTAATATCATTTTTAAGAAATGTAATTTTAATTAATTTTCCGGATATAACAACACGTAAAGCGATAATAAATAGGAAGAATTAGAAAGCAACCGGGAAAAGAAACTCTTCGAAAAGTGGAGACACTATCAAAAGTGATATCAATACGTTATTTGCATTTCCTTTTTCTGTACCTTAGTATAGGTAAACAACTTATAATCTGCATTTTGAATATAAGTCGATCGTTTTTGTTCCTTTATTCGTTACTAGTGCCCTATCCCAAATTAGTAGTAATCGAAATACGCCTTTCCAAAATAACTTAACCTTAAAAATCACTATCATGAAAAACATTTCCCGAACTATTATTCTATCACTTTTAGCCCTTTGCGGACATTTTACGATATTATTCGGACAAACTTTAGAAAACAACACCCAAAATCTGGCTGTAATTTCATCGGCTCCTGTTAGTTATCGCGTAAATGTAAGCGGTAGTACTTTACATGGCTATTACAAAAAAGATTATAAATTAACAATCTATGGCGATTCCACGGCTATTGGTTATCGTGCCGATTGCGACAAAGATGATGATTGGTCGCATGCGAAAGTTCGCGGGA contains:
- a CDS encoding T6SS immunity protein Tdi1 domain-containing protein, yielding MTEFEIIYQSLMGFMEQSENYAFADADLIFEYEGVLMADKDVTDIITDIWKAHGFCSYKNGLFTLLNPKEYNEIVRRFPEVSDKAQVFARTATGCLFLWEEYSFGKNIAFLNIHTGEKNIISTSFNVLIEWDLPASNFWKEDCNGKTEFAVMDKFKHIPHDKCAGYKLALALGGNRSVNNMELLDFKTHLEFLAQMHH
- a CDS encoding imm11 family protein, translated to MQYYFIKHNINSGDQYVSWEADSNLELALEGKSYPKTYYQGEFDTDFISGCYGISAKAKAFFLSLNITNLEFIPVKVYHIKWEESMEIYLMKVNKEIDCVDYDKSELFMLSDKKIRGVDKLVLKEETIQEDIFTIKNMLHSVIVSETLKNKITEFGLKGFDFIPTDKYPMY